The Ptychodera flava strain L36383 chromosome 3, AS_Pfla_20210202, whole genome shotgun sequence region ACCTAGCTAGGGAAAATCTATGGTAATACGCAGTTTGACAATGAACGACGTAAACATTTGTTTAAACTGTCCTTTGAATATTTTCCCTTTCAAAACACAGAATTATTATGAAAGAAAGCCCGGGGTCGTCGTGCGAAAGCTTCTACAATTATTTGATGTATAccgactcttgaaattcaaaatggtcgtcgTCCCTCTGTTAACTTTGTTCgtttatgttaatttttcagttttcattaaaaaaacatgaacattttatttcctTCACGAGTTTTGAAATGAGTCAATAAATGcggtattgtaatttttttgagtcTAAGTATATGTAACCGGGCGCCTTctaccttcaaaagttcatagCATTTTCATTACAGCGCGTAGTGTTCAATGTTCACTGCACATGCGCGACCTGTAAGGGATATTGCAACGTCCCCTGTTTCACTCTGCAATAATTCGTTCCTATACAATAAAAACTAGAGCGGTGAAGTACTTGTCCCCGGTAAACCGACACCAGTAAAAAGTTGAAGAACATGTGACCTTTGATCTCGGCGTCTGTTTGAAACTGCCTGtcgtttacaaaaaaaatgaaatggatCTGGCCTAGCAGGTGTTCATGCGCCATAAAAGGTCGATACAGCTAGCTAATCCCCAGGTATTTACCGTTCTTTGTGCATTAGAGATTTTTATAATGGAAATATTTAAGCTTTGGTGACGTGGTGGCAAATAAGGTCAATCGTTGTCGTTTGTGAATGCAAGTCTTCGACGGAATTACAGCCGTCAGGGCTAGttggatttttaaagatgataaTATTTTATCTTCCGAATTATTTTGATATCTGTTtataataatttcttttaaatttaaatttcttggattaaatttcttttaaatttaaatttcttgGATACATTGGTAGCAAATCTAGTAACGACATTATATCGAAAACGCAGACTATAACGCAGAGCTGTAGCGTCGACATTATAATGCTAGTGAAACTAAAAGCTGAGGGAAAAGGAGGGACTCAACACAAGGAACCGATGCCAAAGGAGAACAAGACAAAATTATTATGCTGCCGTTTGTTCTTGATTGTTCAACACCACGGCGGGGCGGGGGGGCATGGAAATTGCAATGAGTAAAAAACATGTCAGCAACTAGGGTAAACTTAATTGTTGTGAAACGTCATAACATGTGAATGCAAAGAATACTTTAAAGCGCATGAAAACAATAAGAGTATGAGCATGTGTTGTATTGTAAACGCCTATAACCTGGTCTTAATTCAGGCTATAACGCCCGTTTTATCTGCTCTCGTAGCCATGTGTTACAGAAAAACACATCACTATGCTGATCCCTCGGCCTACGACCTCGGAGAATAGTGATGTATTTCTAGTAAtgcacggcccctcggggtaataaatGGGCGCTATAGCCCCAATGACCAGGAAGtatgcattatatatatatatatatatagagagagagagagagagagagagagagagagagagagagagataatgTGTGTAtgaatatatagatagatagatggatgatAGATATGTTTATGAAGtacgtgatatatatatatatatatatatatatatatatatatatattatatatatattattatatatatatatatatatatatatatatatatatatatatatatgaaaaagtAACGTGGCCTACTTTTCATCGTAGTTCAGCGGGCTTTCCTTCCATGATGTGAAGTCTCCCGCTATGAACACGGATTCCCCACCGTCAGTCCAGTTGAATGTCACGTGAGCCACACCAGTGTCGTCGGCGAACACATCACCATCCCCTTGTGATTTCTCCTCGTCTCGCCCATGCGGTTCATTTTCAAGGTGACTTTCATTTCCAGACTCAGCGACATTGTTGTTGTTCCTCGAGTCGTCTGATATGAGTCGTGTCCCCGCTGACTGTTCGAATTTGACCTTTTCTGGTTTGGATGAGTCCGGTAAAGACTTTTTGTCGCACGACTTCAACTCTGTTACGCActtggtcagcgcgtcgtcgcCTACATCCTCAGACTTTGATCTGTCAGTCCTGATCTCAGCATATTGAGATTCGCCGCGGTAGTCTCGCGAGACATCAACTTTTGTTTCACTTGCTTTGTTATCAAAATCATCGTCCTTGACATTCCCTTCAGACGAAAGGTCACCAGCGTCTTGTACAATCAATTCCGCTTTCCTGATATGCTCTTTAAGTATATCTGGAAAGTCAAcctttgtttgatttgtgtcTCTGATTGTGGTTTGTGAAATTGTGTCACCTTTGACAGCCAGCGTGTCTTCAGTTGCTGAATCGTCACCCAgttgtgacctctgaccctcGTCGTCAAGATCACTGCGGTCATCAGAGTCAGCGTCAGTGTCAGATCGCTGCTCCAAATCGCTGCTTTGGTCAGTACAGTCTTCATCGCCTGTACTATCTCGCTGAGCACGTCCTGTCATTTGACTGTCCTCCGCGGTTTCAGATCTCTCCTCATCAGTGGAGCGTCCGCTACCATGGCAACTGTCGCTGTCTTCCTCGTCTTCCAATTCTTCTATGATGCTGAGGAGGTAGCTTCCCTCGCTCATGCGCATTATGGTATTTGCGGTGACGTTGGAGTCGTTGGGATCGGTGACAACCTGTTGGCGTTCTTGGTCGTATCGGATACCACAGCTCTGTAGGCTCGGGTTCAGTCCCGGTAGAATTTCATCCGCATAGTAACTAGTACCGAAGTCACTCGGGGAGACTTTCTCAGTGTCCGCATCGCCGTCTTCAACCGAGCCACTCTCGGATATTCTTCTGAAAAATGGGGCGCGGTCCGTAATTCCAGCAACTTCCTCGTCTGTGCGACCATTTGCACTGTCGTTGGCTCTCTCCTCGATGAGTGGCAGCTGGGGCTCGTAGCTGCCGTCTTTGAAACCCTTCGATGAAAGGGACGAGAGTCCCCTAGGGTGGGGTTCGACAGCGACTAGGTGGCGCACTTCAGCATCGACACTACTGCCATGCAAGAACGGTATGTTAACCGTACGGACTGCGGGGTCTCTAACCTTTGACACGGGGACACGTTTCGGTAAACGTTTTGAAGTGTTTCCGTTGATAGATCCAGATGAACGGTCGCCTTTTTTCCCGCCACGCCTCGAGGAGAATGACTCTAAAATTTTCCTTCGAAAGCAATGTTCACAAACTGATGTTGCCTTCGATGCGTTGCTGTTACCAGGCTCTGTCATCGTctctttatttgattttgttatTTCCGAAACAATTTCATCGTTCCGCGATTGGTCCATGATTATTGTTGCTTTGTCCGTGtttaaaattctgaaatcgACTTGCATGGTCGAGTTCTCGCGAGAGCTGGTCCCCATGTCTCTGTGTTCAATAACTGTCGTTGGTTCGGTTTCGGTCATTTTGTCCGCTCTACCCACAACGCTAGCTATTTTTGTGATCGCGACATTGCCATCTTGTATTGCATCACACGTTTCCTCAGCACCCCGTCGGCCATCCGCTCTTTGCCTTTCTGTTGACGACGTAGAAAGAAGGTCGTCGGCTGTTTTGGATGTTGCAAGTTGCCCTGACAGTGCGTCTGACAGTGCGTCAGGCTGTGCTTGGGTCAAGGTCGGGGCGCCATTCTCGATGGACTTTGACGCAAAATCTATACTTTCTAACTTTTGAATGGACAGTTTGCTCATCGCAAGCATTGCCCTCGTGGTCTCGCTCATAGTCTGAGGGTATCCTTCGCGATTGTCTTCcgcaaaattatttatttcaactcGGTCGACGTCGGTTGGTTGCCGAGCAAGCGCATCGAGCTTTTCAACAATTTCCGAAggaatatcaatattttgttgtttgacAATTGTATACTTTTCAATCGCGCCGTCGGGTTGTTTTTCTATCTTTCGGTCCgcatttaatttttcttcagaTATGTTCGGCGCGCTTTTATTAGCTGCATCGGAAAACATGTCGGTTGCACTTTCGCTCGTTGACTCATCGGGCGCGCAACTCACAATCAGCGACGTGGTGGATTGCTCGGATTTCCCCGCAGTAAGTTGATGACCGTGACTGTCCCTGATAAAGGTCGCGCTGTCAGACTTTTCCCTCTCAAATTCGTAATCACCGGTGCCATGATCGTCTGACTGTTGTAGTAATCTGTAATCAGCCGACTGCATGTCCTCGGCAATACGTTTCTGTGACAAAAGTTCCAAGGTGTCTTCCGGTTTTAAATTTGCCGCGTACGTGTCGTCATGTCGTCTGCTCACTTCGACATCTCCCTCTGGCAATCTGGCGCCAATATTAACTGGATCGCTTTCTTTACCTCTTCAGGTTTGTCTTCGGGACTTCATCTTGGATGAGCGTTTTAGTTTTCGTAATCTGTATGTTCGTGACTTGATCTTGTACTTTGTCAAACACATTTTCATTAGCAAAGGTTGAGTCAAATGGTGTATGGACGGATATGTCGAGCACTCCCTCGATTATACTATTGTCGAAGGCCTTTGTTATTTCAACAGGTCGAGTATCAAGCGGATCGGCTGTTGTTTTGGATGAAGATGCATATTGTTGCGTTTGGGTCTCTCCATGTCGCGTTGTGTGTCTGAAAACTctgtttgttgttgattttagaCAAGATTTGTAATGCACTTCTGTCTTCGCCGAGTGCATCACTTGATTGCCGTGCCTCTCGCTCTTCAGCGTCTTGACCGGTCGTTACCTTGCCTTCCGGTTTGCCGACGGCTTCTCGGTTTCGCACGACGCTCTCGCTTTCCGCTGACCCTCGTTCGCCACTCTCATCGGCACGTTCGTATCGCTCGGCGAGACTATTGATGGCGTTGGCCACTGTTACGACACCGCCGGTCTGCCCACTCGCTCTTTCCTCGATAAGCACCTCTTTATCTAGGAGAGACAATTCCGTCTGGGTGTCAGCTGTCCTACAGGAGCCAGTTTTACCTTTCAACAAAGCGGAGCTTTGAAGGCTCGCCCGCCTGCTTTGTTCTTCATCGGCGTCGTTCTGCTGCACGTACTCAGAGCTGTCCACGGAGACCGCACGCAGTAAACGCGACGAAGTAAAGACTGGTCGTTCTTCCGATGTAGCTCCGAACGACTTTGCATCGTTGACGCCCTGAGGCTTACGGGGGCTGGCGGGGATATCTGTTTTCGAAAAGTCCATCTCTTGCTCGACCGGTTTCACCTGGGCGTGGCTGTTGACCTCAGAAAGTTCAACGTTGTCGTGTGATGTTGTACGTTCCAACTCAGAATCAGGCTGAATTTCAGTAAAGCGGTCTTTCTCGGCTGAGACGAGATTGTGACTTGTGCCGTTAGATTTTGAACCAACGTTTTTGAAAGCTCCCTTACCATTAATGATTTTAGGCATCACCGTCTCTCTCGTTGCTGTGGATGCCGCGTCACTCCTCTCGGACAGTTGATACACTGAAACCTCGAACCCGTTGGATAATAGTTCTGCTGCTATGGCAACGTCTGTTTCCTTTGCGTCAGCGCTGGTGGGATTTGACTGGTCCGCGGCTGGTTCAGGGGTGCGCGTGTACTTTCGCTTAGAGTATTTGCGCGTATAATTGTCTATCACATGGCGAGAAATTTCGCCCCTGTCCTCGGTGATTTTCAGGCAATGAAAACGGCGAGCGTCTTCGAGGTGCTTTTGGAACTCATCCTTGTTTTCCGAGTAGAGAGCGGAGTTTTCCTGGATCAACGAAAGCTGCTCGAAGGTCATCATCGGGAATCGAACAAGTTGCAGAATCGGGGAAAGGTTCTTGGACTGCGCCCGCTGGCGGTCACTGCCGAGAAGCCACTTCTCCACGGCTTGATAGAGCACGTACTCGTCGCTTACTTTCAGGTCATCGTCTTGGAGGAGAATCAAGATATACTCCAAGGGCAGGTCGTCCCACTTCGccgagatgatgacgtcattcaTGTGAGATTTGAGTATTTCGAGACATTTTTGTCGCAGCTGTTGCGGTTCAACATCTTCCCTGATGTAGCCGTGCATGGCCCAGGCCATGACGACGTCAAGGTCAAGGTTGCCGTTGTCCGTGGCAATATTCAGGTAATCGTTCATCCAATCAAGGCACAACTCTCTTAACGGTTGCACTCTGTACTTCGTCGCCAAGATCAGCAGCTGGACAACATTTTGGGCTTTAAGCGACACCGACGACGGACCACAATAAAAATACCTTAAGAAAAGGGGGAAAACCACGAGACAGTCGTCCGTTTCGGTCAACTGAACCACAGTATCGTCGTCTTCGTCTTCGCTGTTCTCAGCACTTTCCTCTGTGAACAGTTCCTTGAAAACAGGACTTACCCGCGACAGGATGTCCTTATGGACGTAGTACGGAGTCTGGTCTATCAGAAGACACACGTCACTCGTGTTCTTTTGGTTAAACAAGTCCGCCATCGGCTTTGAAAACAGAGGTAACTGTCTCACCTGGCTCCTCCGGAGGCTCTTCTGATCCGCGTCCATTTTATCCGTCAGCTGTTCGGCAAAACGCCCTTTCCCAACGCAGAAACATGAAAAATATGCGCCGACCTAGTGAATCCGAAACTCCCCGCAAACAACAATATGGCGACTGCTGTTTACGCAGTCGCGGTGCGTTCAACTTTAGACCGAAGCAGTTTCCTATGTATTAATACATCGCACGCAAGGCTGGCTAATTCAAATGACAATCGCGTCTTATCTGGAACGACGGTGGAATTTACACCTCGGATTAATCACCGGGCCTCCGTCCACCTGACATCGGCCATGGTGATTGGGGAGACCGAACGTCGACCAAGCTGCCTGGCGTTTCTTCGGGACAGGTGATTGATTGTACGCCTAATTCGATTAGGCGCGGCCCCTTTAAACTCGTTCAACCTTTATGACCAGCAGATATATCGCAGCGGCCAGCAGCGTATTATAAATACAACACACGTGTCCCCATTCTGTTCTGCGGTGACCTTTCGCCCCGTCGTCTTGCCATTCTCCCACCGGTCGTCATGGTGACGCCGTATCACTTCTGCATCTCAAGAGATGTTTAATTGACAAACAAATATAATGTAATTTTTAAGCAATCATAGACAAAAGTCCTTACATAACATGTAAGTTGGATTGTTTACCCGCCACGGTGTTCTTTCAGAATGGCCGTCCCAGGCTGACAGACCTGGGGAAAAGAGTTTAAATATTAACAGTTTGTGACCTCAGCTACGGTGAAGAGGACGTCATTCAGATGTTCGCTATCTAAACGCACACGTTTTGGCGCTATGCCATTTTACGCGCACTCTGTCTGACCCAACGAACACTTATCTTCAATTCTGCCATTTTTTCGAAGCATCACAAGCGAGTACGTTGTCGATTAATCCCGGCCCCGTTGAAGCAAGCTTTATGTctgtaaatatacaaatgatacCTGCcgcgatattttttttttcttttcatttcatagTGCACATGTCTGGTTCGTTCACATCTGCCCTACCTTTCGCGGTCACGCACCGACCGATAACTTATAGCTGACGGTGTCCATGTGTCTGCAATGCGTTCAGTAGACCCGTGCAAAGTGCCTAGTCATCCgtacaaaaatattgatttttttattctgcattTGGCAGCAAACGAAGGGTGTTAACTCTCGGCGCGGCGCAGACGTATATCCCTACACACGTGATGTTCGCTATCAGTTTTAGCGGGAATCCGGCCAAGACAAGCCTCCAGCGATATGCACACATTAAAGATCCCCGACAGCTATCACGATTAGGCAACATTGACTCCTTTACTTGCAAAAGTAGTAATTTCTGATAAGGCAGATTCTCTCTGTATCTCTTGTACctttatataaataaaaaaaataataatgaataaaaaaaaggaAGAAGAAATATCATTTTCTGAATCAGTCGTATAGTGCAAAGTACACCTTTCCGATCCGCAGTTCATCGATCCGATTTTTGCGACAAGGATAGGTATTTACACGCACGCCTAAAAGCTGCAACAAATTATGAAGATAAACATCATGATAACAATTGCATATAGAACTGGCGTCATTCTCATCATTAAAAAGGGAGTTGGGTATTAAATAAACGGGGCACTGTAGGTGGACATGCGCGTTGCACAGACCGCGAGAGCTGTCCCGTACAAACTTGATTCAAAACGTCAAATGAGGTCGATTCAACGCCTCCATAAACTATATCGTTAAGATGCTTGTTTGTTTGCGACAATACAgtggttgacctttgaccgtgGCCAGAATGAGACCACATACCACAGTAGGGTTCGGCGTATATCACCAAGAGGCTGCCGAAATGACAGCTCCAAACTCATTAGTCTTATTCAGTATTATTCGCCCAACCTTTCAAGAAGTGACCCCCGGGAAGTGACCCCTCTACAAATGCGAGCTCGCGAGTCAGCTCTTTTTCCCCCTCCACGGTGCCGGGGTGCACAAAGATTCAACATCCATCCCAGCTTTGCCAAAACGAGGCAAAAGGTTCCCCTTGTCAGCGGTTTACAATCGATGCAGGCAACACAAATATGTAGAAAAGATGAGAGCCGTTTGTCGTTCGATCTTGCTGACGTCATCAACTTTGATAATCGCGCACACATTTTACGGCTGTCATTAAAGGTGTAGTAAACGCGGCTGTTTCATGATGTATGGTTATACAATGTGTAAATAGGGCATACTGTCATTGGATTTTATGACATATTGGCTAACACTTCATACGATATagattgttgttattgttgttgaaaaCAGTGCTCATCACACACAAACAGGCTGCGTTTACATGTCGAAGAgcagaaatttaaaatattattctcAACAGAACTAAAAATCACaaaagaacaaaatatttaaaacgtCGGAAAATACAACACGCTGAGAAGTTACAGTCTCCGGTGAACTTCAATGTAGCAACAATATagtttgtttgttgtattttaCGACGAAACGATGCGAAATAACTTAATACCTGCGGAGAAAAAGTGTTATAAAGTTTGTAAGTTAAAGTCCTGCTGACAGTTTGTTTATATAGGACAATTTCTGTGTCCTTACCCTTACGAACGGGTTATTACATTTGAGCTCTTATGAACTCCGTAAGTCCGGAGAAGAAAAAAACGCACGCTGCTTTTGAAGCCGTTCATCTCACACACGAATGGGAAAAAAGGGGAAACAGTGTCAaagattgtgaaactactccGTGTAAATACGAAACAAAACATATGTAAGGTTTCCTACATTTCAATATCGTCAGCGGCAAAATG contains the following coding sequences:
- the LOC139129471 gene encoding dentin sialophosphoprotein-like, translating into MQSADYRLLQQSDDHGTGDYEFEREKSDSATFIRDSHGHQLTAGKSEQSTTSLIVSCAPDESTSESATDMFSDAANKSAPNISEEKLNADRKIEKQPDGAIEKYTIVKQQNIDIPSEIVEKLDALARQPTDVDRVEINNFAEDNREGYPQTMSETTRAMLAMSKLSIQKLESIDFASKSIENGAPTLTQAQPDALSDALSGQLATSKTADDLLSTSSTERQRADGRRGAEETCDAIQDGNVAITKIASVVGRADKMTETEPTTVIEHRDMGTSSRENSTMQVDFRILNTDKATIIMDQSRNDEIVSEITKSNKETMTEPGNSNASKATSVCEHCFRRKILESFSSRRGGKKGDRSSGSINGNTSKRLPKRVPVSKVRDPAVRTVNIPFLHGSSVDAEVRHLVAVEPHPRGLSSLSSKGFKDGSYEPQLPLIEERANDSANGRTDEEVAGITDRAPFFRRISESGSVEDGDADTEKVSPSDFGTSYYADEILPGLNPSLQSCGIRYDQERQQVVTDPNDSNVTANTIMRMSEGSYLLSIIEELEDEEDSDSCHGSGRSTDEERSETAEDSQMTGRAQRDSTGDEDCTDQSSDLEQRSDTDADSDDRSDLDDEGQRSQLGDDSATEDTLAVKGDTISQTTIRDTNQTKVDFPDILKEHIRKAELIVQDAGDLSSEGNVKDDDFDNKASETKVDVSRDYRGESQYAEIRTDRSKSEDVGDDALTKCVTELKSCDKKSLPDSSKPEKVKFEQSAGTRLISDDSRNNNNVAESGNESHLENEPHGRDEEKSQGDGDVFADDTGVAHVTFNWTDGGESVFIAGDFTSWKESPLNYDENEKCFLGTFELSDGEHQYKYVVDGQWRLKSDEEDIHGPYGPNHVICIRNGKVVTD